The proteins below are encoded in one region of Pelagibacterium flavum:
- a CDS encoding ABC transporter ATP-binding protein yields MSKPLVEIDNVDMRYGGADGTLAVSGLDMRVAKGEFAAVVGPSGCGKSTLMKLVTGLHIPQTGVVTVAGSYVTKPVSIVGMAFQNPTMLPWRTTLDNILLPLEIVEKHRHRLRRHKAEYVAKAEALLETVGLKGFGSKFPWQLSGGMQQRANLCRALIHEPELLMLDEPFGALDAFTREELWQVIRDLHAAQGVTIVLVTHDLREAAFLADTIHVMSARPGKVVNVHKVPFPRPRELDVMYEPGFNDMVHALRAEIAEARAVA; encoded by the coding sequence ATGAGCAAACCGCTCGTTGAAATCGACAATGTCGACATGCGCTATGGCGGCGCCGATGGCACGCTGGCGGTGTCGGGGCTCGATATGCGCGTCGCCAAGGGCGAATTCGCCGCCGTGGTCGGGCCGTCCGGGTGCGGGAAGTCGACGCTCATGAAACTCGTCACCGGCCTGCATATCCCGCAGACGGGGGTGGTGACGGTGGCGGGGAGCTATGTGACCAAGCCGGTTTCCATCGTCGGCATGGCGTTCCAGAACCCAACGATGCTGCCCTGGCGCACGACGCTGGACAATATTTTGCTGCCGCTCGAAATCGTCGAAAAGCACCGCCATAGGTTGCGCCGGCACAAGGCGGAATATGTCGCCAAGGCCGAGGCTTTGCTGGAAACGGTGGGGCTGAAGGGCTTCGGCTCGAAATTTCCCTGGCAGCTTTCGGGCGGCATGCAGCAGCGGGCCAATCTGTGCCGCGCGCTGATTCACGAGCCCGAATTGCTGATGCTGGACGAACCGTTCGGGGCGCTCGATGCGTTTACTCGCGAAGAACTCTGGCAGGTGATCCGCGACCTGCATGCCGCGCAGGGGGTGACCATCGTTCTGGTCACCCACGATCTGCGCGAAGCCGCGTTCCTGGCCGACACCATTCATGTGATGAGCGCGCGTCCTGGGAAGGTGGTGAACGTGCACAAGGTTCCCTTTCCGCGCCCGCGCGAACTGGACGTGATGTATGAGCCGGGGTTCAACGACATGGTCCACGCGCTGCGGGCCGAAATCGCCGAAGCGAGGGCCGTGGCATGA
- a CDS encoding ABC transporter permease, which translates to MPWIYTVALFVIWEIGVRLSGLPHTVFPAPTRIFEAIIQYWPAIQRHSIQTLYTTTLGFILAVIGGLALGLLIGWSRTIYAGLYPIMVGFNAIPKVALVPILVIWFGIGTVPAVLTAFLIAFFPIVVNVATGLATIEPETEDVLRALGAKKMDIMLKVGIPRSMPYFFGSLKVAITLAFVGSVISETVAANSGLGYMMSAAQSQFNVPLVFAGLVMLAVEGIAMYALMAWIEKRTTGWAHRSTTMAG; encoded by the coding sequence ATGCCGTGGATCTATACGGTGGCGCTGTTTGTCATCTGGGAAATCGGGGTGCGGCTTTCGGGGCTGCCGCATACGGTTTTTCCGGCGCCAACGCGGATTTTCGAGGCAATCATCCAGTATTGGCCAGCCATCCAGCGCCATTCGATCCAGACGCTTTATACCACCACGCTCGGGTTCATCCTCGCGGTGATCGGCGGGCTGGCGCTGGGGCTGTTGATCGGCTGGTCGCGGACCATCTATGCGGGGCTCTATCCGATCATGGTGGGGTTCAATGCCATCCCCAAGGTGGCGCTGGTGCCCATTCTGGTCATCTGGTTCGGTATCGGGACGGTACCCGCGGTGCTGACGGCCTTCCTCATCGCCTTTTTCCCCATCGTCGTGAATGTCGCCACGGGGCTCGCCACCATCGAGCCGGAAACCGAGGATGTGCTGCGGGCGCTGGGGGCGAAGAAAATGGACATCATGCTCAAGGTCGGCATTCCGCGCTCGATGCCCTATTTCTTCGGCTCGCTCAAAGTGGCGATCACGCTGGCGTTCGTCGGTTCGGTGATCTCGGAAACCGTCGCGGCCAATTCCGGGCTCGGCTACATGATGAGCGCCGCCCAGAGCCAGTTCAACGTGCCGCTGGTCTTTGCGGGGCTGGTGATGCTCGCCGTCGAGGGCATTGCCATGTACGCGCTGATGGCGTGGATCGAA